A single genomic interval of Vairimorpha necatrix chromosome 5, complete sequence harbors:
- a CDS encoding putative SP-containing protein, with protein sequence MNIVQILLFINFLQASDLIYDKLNITLLNKIVRRDYSIINIENRYLKVILNLDLSLYEINAKLTMVTYPWNKNEELEEITIAIDDKSIKSIVEEFEGKLLIEYIKHLADAIILIYDPKYCKDNQTYQKIIKYLKEENLKRKEMDMRPEIYYDIIIDHCGLWNRTIIQIACDLKYFKSSSNTYKIPIMITEINSECYLNLSIQTDNIFYLFEVDLNEVYEKSLLSSVSFISSHTNDTDIRIGKHFHELYKFMLIDESDLYIQHRFEVFKFNEIKLINGTFEIKIYNNEIRIMQDQDCFVYSTRKRLIPISNEINIEEKSLLEFRNLFKKIYVIEQNDEYVKAVELFYRLLRHKKKLGFLVGKIINNPGTAINIIFAHLLLSQKIISENEIKIILGSEKLDKMRKKQLISQFLKKTDNQKYSSNIYIMKICIFLEAEKYINNNNNIDDPIFNSLKHLGKLVVSRKNTRNNINNSSYDDSTDLLEINQEFLKHHLKDITNHKDYILTLFLELSSLFTGFEENTYVLRSNHFYNLKREVVNNFGLNESTIENNIKIIKKEITKNSQEDAEKIEFQYFNRLEKNLEENRKKTSSEIEINLYKGKINGILRKLTKSIFNKLFNEIMNDVYSLEIDDLYDEEVKLNFEETYIEIGKNKIEKTFQYNKTTFNTS encoded by the exons ATGAATATTGTTcaaatacttttatttattaattttttacaagcATCTGATCTTATATATGATAAACTCAATATTACATTGTTGAATAAAATAGTTAGGCGAGATTATtctataattaatattgaaaacagatatttaaaagtaatACTTAATTTGGATTTGAGTCTATATGAAATAAATGCAAAACTGACAATGGTAACATACCCTTGGAATAAAAATGAGGAACTAGAAGAAATAACAATCGCTATAGATGACAAATCTATAAAATCTATTGTTGAAGAATTTGAGggaaaattattaattgaatatataaaacatctCGCAGATgctataattttaatatacgatccaaaatattgtaaagaTAATCAAACCTACCAAAAGATCATCAAATATCTAAAGGAAGAGAATCTTAAGAGAAAAGAAATGGATATGCGCCCcgaaatttattatgatattataattgATCATTGTGGTTTGTGGAATAGAACGATAATTCAAATCGCATGTgatttaaaatactttaaATCTAGTTCAAATACATACAAAATACCAATCATGATAACTGAGATTAACAGTGAATGttatttgaatttaagTATACAAACtgataatatattttacttatttGAAGTAGATCTTAATGAAGTTTATGAAAAATCACTTCTATCTAGTGTAAGTTTTATATCTTCACATACTAATGATACCGATATTAGGATCGGTAAGCATTTTCATGAACTATATAAGTTTATGTTAATTGATGAAAGCgatttatatatacaacATCGTTttgaagtttttaaatttaatgaaataaaattgataaatgGTACTTTCGAAATAAAGATTTACAATAATGAAATACGAATCATGCAAGATCAAGACTGCTTTGTTTATTCAACAAGAAAACGATTAATTCCTATCTCCAATGAAATAAACATCGAAGAAAAATCTCTTTTagaatttagaaatttatttaaaaaaatttatgtgaTAGAGCAAAATGATGAATACGTAAAAGCTGttgaattattttatagattattaagacataaaaaaaaactaggATTTCTTGTAGGcaagataataaataatcCAGGGACTGccataaatattatatttgcCCACCTCCTGTTaagtcaaaaaataatatcagaaaatgaaattaaaattattttaggCAGCGAAAAACTAGACAAAATGAGAAAGAAACAACTTATTAGccaatttttgaaaaaaacagacaatcaaaaatattcttcaaatatttacatAATGAAGatctgtatttttttagaagcagaaaaatatataaataataataataatattgatGACCCAATATTCAattctttaaaacatttaggAAAACTAGTTGTgtcaagaaaaaatactaGAAACAATATTAACAATTCATCTTATGATGATAGTACCGATTTGTTAGAAATCAATCAAGAATTTCTAAAACATCACCTAAAAGATATTACAAATCATAAAGATTATATATTGACTTTATTTCTAGAATTGTCGTCATTATTTACTGGATTTGAAGAAAATACATATGTATTAAGGAgcaatcatttttataatctaaAACGTGAAGTTGTCAATAATTTTGGATTGAATGAAAGTACAATagaaaacaatattaagataattaagaaagaaattactaaaaattcGCAAGAAGATGCCGAAAAGATCGAATtccaatattttaatagattagaaaagaatttagaagaaaatagGAAAAAAACATCAAGCGAAATAGAAATAAACCTATATAAAGGAAAGATAAATGGGATTTTACGAAAATTGACCAAATCaatattcaataaattatttaatgaaattatGAATGATGTTTACAGTTTAGAGATAGATGATTTATATGATGAAGAggtaaaattaaattttgagGAAACATATATTGAAATTgggaaaaacaaaattgaaaaaacatttcaatataataaaacaacaTTTAATACAT CTTAG